A single region of the Paludibacter jiangxiensis genome encodes:
- a CDS encoding LiaI-LiaF-like domain-containing protein, with amino-acid sequence MENENKLYRHHRHQHGISLAFVLIAAGLIFLGFNTGMIPIAYKSIFISWQMLLIVLGVASIFKRHYWGGMALLLVGGFFIVPEINRVNPNWLGPVPADFVHLYWPVLLIAAGAVVLLQWMFPSAHYCKKKEREFRHWHHSQEYTSSGYINSNNVFGSGEHIVLDPEFKGGEINSVFGGTKLDLRRTNLPEGTTRLEINIVFGGVTIYVPENWNVVVQVDFVLGGFEDKRYKIGEPIDPTRTLVICGSCVFGGGELKN; translated from the coding sequence ATGGAAAACGAAAACAAATTGTATCGGCATCACCGTCATCAACACGGCATATCACTGGCATTTGTCCTTATTGCCGCCGGTCTCATTTTTCTCGGATTTAATACCGGCATGATTCCGATCGCTTATAAAAGCATATTTATTTCATGGCAAATGTTGCTTATCGTGTTAGGTGTTGCTTCTATCTTCAAACGCCATTACTGGGGAGGTATGGCATTACTTCTGGTCGGCGGGTTCTTTATAGTACCCGAAATAAACAGGGTTAATCCGAATTGGCTAGGACCGGTGCCTGCAGATTTTGTTCATTTATACTGGCCGGTATTGTTAATTGCTGCTGGTGCCGTAGTATTACTGCAATGGATGTTTCCTTCGGCACACTATTGCAAAAAGAAAGAGCGCGAATTTCGCCACTGGCACCACTCGCAGGAATATACCAGCAGTGGCTACATAAACAGTAATAATGTTTTTGGCAGCGGCGAGCATATCGTACTTGATCCGGAATTCAAGGGCGGTGAAATCAATTCTGTTTTCGGCGGAACCAAACTCGATTTGCGCAGAACGAACCTTCCGGAAGGCACAACACGACTGGAAATCAACATTGTTTTTGGAGGTGTTACTATTTACGTGCCCGAAAACTGGAATGTGGTGGTGCAGGTAGATTTTGTGCTGGGCGGATTTGAAGACAAACGCTACAAAATCGGAGAGCCGATTGACCCGACACGTACTCTTGTAATTTGCGGCTCTTGTGTTTTTGGCGGAGGAGAACTAAAGAACTGA
- a CDS encoding TolC family protein, which yields MRTRISLLLLFVSAFAYYGRAQEKLSLSLEDARLHAQQYNRTLKNAGLSVQEAQSALWESISKGLPQIEVTGAYQNYLGASANFQGMKIQFGHSGSIQTQVSQLLFNGSYWIGLELSKLSLEIAVTSKRKTEQDVIQQVTTSYNSILVSERTTQLLRQNKENLLDIQKRTQATVNAGAATQTDADQIAVQVSSVDNMIKSNERQTELAYNMLRIQLGVNASTTIELKDSLNSLMNEDKTFKLLGEQFDMSKNPTMQLTEKQLELSKKQVNLQKASWLPTLSGYYSYTYKYIKPTLDLSPSSVVGLQASWPLFTSGGTYSKVKQAKFQVQANENNLAALKDQLMVQEKQARFNLSNALDKLNTQTKSLEVSNKVFADISRKHDHGMATSLDVTTASNNLLQVQTNYVTALYEVLTAKTDLEQLLNKF from the coding sequence ATGAGGACAAGAATCAGTTTATTATTACTCTTTGTCAGTGCTTTCGCTTACTATGGAAGGGCTCAGGAAAAGCTTTCGTTATCACTCGAAGATGCAAGGCTTCATGCTCAGCAATACAACCGAACCCTGAAAAATGCGGGATTGTCGGTGCAGGAAGCACAAAGCGCTTTGTGGGAAAGCATCTCGAAAGGTCTTCCACAGATTGAAGTGACCGGAGCTTATCAGAATTATCTTGGCGCATCTGCTAATTTTCAGGGCATGAAGATCCAGTTCGGACATTCAGGTTCTATTCAGACACAGGTGAGTCAATTGTTATTCAACGGTAGCTACTGGATTGGACTAGAACTTTCAAAATTGAGCCTGGAGATTGCCGTGACGTCGAAAAGGAAAACAGAGCAGGATGTAATACAACAAGTTACGACTTCCTACAATTCGATTTTAGTTTCAGAAAGGACAACCCAACTGCTCAGGCAGAACAAAGAAAATCTGCTGGACATCCAGAAGAGAACGCAAGCAACAGTGAATGCCGGAGCTGCCACACAGACAGATGCCGACCAGATTGCAGTACAGGTTTCGTCTGTCGACAACATGATTAAATCGAACGAACGTCAAACAGAACTGGCATACAACATGCTGCGTATTCAACTGGGAGTAAATGCGAGCACGACCATTGAGCTGAAAGACAGCCTCAACTCCCTGATGAATGAAGATAAAACATTCAAACTGCTGGGAGAGCAATTCGACATGAGCAAGAACCCCACCATGCAACTTACCGAAAAGCAGCTGGAATTATCGAAAAAGCAGGTTAATTTACAGAAAGCAAGCTGGTTGCCGACACTTTCGGGTTACTATAGCTATACATACAAGTATATCAAACCCACACTCGACTTATCGCCGAGCAGTGTTGTAGGTTTGCAGGCAAGCTGGCCGCTTTTCACCAGCGGAGGGACCTATTCCAAAGTGAAACAGGCAAAATTTCAGGTACAGGCCAACGAAAACAACCTCGCAGCTTTGAAAGATCAACTCATGGTTCAGGAAAAACAGGCACGTTTCAATCTGAGCAATGCACTCGACAAACTGAATACCCAGACCAAAAGCCTTGAAGTATCCAACAAAGTTTTTGCCGACATTTCGCGCAAGCACGATCACGGGATGGCCACAAGCCTCGATGTCACCACGGCATCCAACAACCTGCTTCAGGTGCAAACCAATTACGTCACCGCTCTATACGAAGTGCTGACAGCAAAAACAGACCTGGAACAATTACTCAACAAATTCTGA
- a CDS encoding TetR/AcrR family transcriptional regulator — translation MADIKEQILETSTRLFMKYGLRSVTIDDICNELRISKKTFYNYFRQKEELIESIMESYCEQHQNEHKKNHSFTDDPSLNAIDIVVKASQFWIDKENKESMTFFYDLMKYYPEINTRMYAKMDEDALLSIKKWLQNGIDEGIIRTDTDIDLLSTYLNNHFRKGLPDLLNKPGTDIVKTFQFLLDCCIRIIVNENGYQYYQEKYKNNYPPLKTTKTTKTKKTQK, via the coding sequence ATGGCGGATATAAAAGAACAAATTCTTGAGACCTCCACCCGGTTATTTATGAAATACGGGTTGAGAAGTGTAACGATAGACGATATCTGCAATGAGCTCCGCATTTCAAAAAAAACCTTCTATAACTATTTCAGACAAAAAGAAGAGTTAATCGAAAGCATCATGGAGTCATATTGCGAACAGCATCAAAACGAACATAAGAAAAACCACTCATTTACGGATGATCCGTCGCTAAATGCAATAGATATAGTTGTAAAAGCATCTCAATTCTGGATAGATAAAGAAAACAAGGAGTCGATGACTTTCTTTTACGATTTAATGAAGTACTATCCTGAAATCAACACCAGGATGTATGCAAAAATGGACGAGGATGCCTTACTGTCGATTAAAAAATGGCTGCAAAATGGCATAGATGAAGGCATTATTCGTACAGACACAGACATTGACCTGCTATCCACCTATTTGAACAATCATTTTCGAAAAGGATTACCCGATCTTCTCAACAAACCCGGCACAGACATCGTAAAGACGTTTCAGTTCTTGCTGGATTGCTGCATACGCATCATCGTAAATGAAAATGGATACCAGTATTATCAGGAGAAATACAAGAATAATTATCCTCCGCTAAAAACAACGAAAACAACGAAAACAAAAAAAACACAGAAATAA
- a CDS encoding efflux RND transporter permease subunit has product MSIYKSAVNNPIKTTLVFVAVMIFGLYSLSRLPIDFYPKMDLPMISVVTTYSGANAADVETNVTKPLEDALNSIQGLKELTSTSQDNSSIITLQFEWGVNLDESMNDIRGAIDMALSRLPDGVERPSVVKFSTSSMPILMYTITANESYPGLSKLITEKIINPLNRVDGIGSAAMTGDPKRKIYIDIDPNRLDAYHISLEQIGNAIAAENLNMPSGNIKMGATDYQLRVEGEFKESNQVKNIVVGTSAGTPIYLRDVAQVRDTLKDVTLEQKTNGKNSIQLYVMKRSGANTVAVGRDVKKMLEEIKPTLPPDIQIHEIFDSSTFIKGSVSNLSDTLLFALLFVAGVVFFFLGRWRATIIILLTIPISLVSALIYLAVTDNSLNIISLASMSMAIGMVVDDAIVVLENITKHIERGSSPREAAIYATNEVWLAVIMATLVVVAVFMPLTFVSGITGVIFNQLGWIVSITVAVSTVAAVTITPMLAARFMKEREKKENPKKYSYDATIGKWLDNLDHWYERVLHWALQNKLKVILGSAAIFIGSLFLAPLVATDFMSQNDESRLTIKAELAPGTRMEISAQTARKIEKVLQQKVPEVELISTSCGADDQGGMSSIFLGSASSNTINMTLKLKPIEQRKRSDVQISESIRPELAKFPEIVNYQITRSDLATGSSTFDIEVYGYDFASTNMLAQQIKNSVTGLKGVRDVQISRKEDRPELEVVLDREKLALNGLNSATVSNAIRNRMSGLTASKFREDGDEFDIIVRLQEQYRNSVNLLEEVSVPTPSGKFVKLKEIGTVKEYWSPPNIEHKRKQRIVTVSITPVDVSLTDLAADVKDKLAKLNIPSDVQIVLGGVYKDQQESYQNLGLLALLVLLLVFIVMASQFESFSKPFAIMFSIPFAFTGVIIALLLTGTTLSVVALLGAVLLIGIVVKNGIVLIDFVNLLRDRGLPLNEAIAAGGRSRLRPVLMTASATFLGMVPMALSVGDGAETWTPMGITVIGGLVFSTVVTMIIVPVMYALFSRRGERDKEGLVRKQFHFMDENNK; this is encoded by the coding sequence ATGAGTATATATAAATCAGCAGTAAACAACCCGATCAAGACAACACTGGTGTTCGTCGCCGTTATGATCTTCGGGTTGTATTCGCTCTCAAGGCTGCCCATTGACTTTTATCCGAAAATGGACCTGCCTATGATATCGGTGGTGACGACCTATTCGGGAGCCAATGCCGCCGATGTGGAGACCAACGTAACAAAACCCCTCGAAGATGCATTGAACAGTATTCAGGGGCTCAAAGAATTAACATCCACCTCTCAGGATAACAGTTCGATTATTACACTGCAATTTGAGTGGGGCGTCAACCTTGACGAATCGATGAACGACATCCGTGGAGCTATCGATATGGCTCTGAGCCGACTGCCCGATGGCGTGGAACGCCCTTCGGTGGTAAAATTCAGCACCAGCAGTATGCCGATTCTGATGTACACCATCACGGCCAACGAAAGTTACCCCGGCTTGTCGAAACTCATTACAGAAAAGATCATCAACCCACTGAACCGTGTGGATGGGATCGGTTCTGCAGCAATGACGGGAGATCCTAAACGAAAAATTTATATCGACATAGACCCGAACCGTCTGGATGCTTACCATATTTCGCTGGAGCAGATTGGCAATGCCATTGCAGCCGAAAACCTGAATATGCCTTCGGGAAATATCAAGATGGGCGCAACCGATTATCAGTTGCGTGTCGAAGGTGAGTTTAAGGAGAGCAATCAGGTGAAGAACATCGTTGTGGGAACATCGGCCGGTACGCCCATTTATCTCCGCGATGTAGCTCAGGTACGCGATACACTGAAAGACGTGACCCTGGAACAAAAAACGAACGGGAAAAACAGTATTCAGCTGTATGTGATGAAACGTTCGGGAGCTAACACCGTAGCGGTAGGCCGCGATGTAAAGAAGATGCTGGAAGAGATAAAACCGACACTACCTCCCGACATCCAGATTCACGAAATATTCGATTCGTCAACCTTTATCAAGGGCTCGGTATCCAACCTGTCAGACACCCTTTTGTTCGCATTATTATTTGTGGCCGGTGTGGTATTCTTCTTCCTCGGTCGCTGGCGTGCAACTATCATCATTTTGCTGACCATTCCTATTTCGTTGGTTTCGGCGTTGATCTATCTGGCAGTGACCGACAACTCGCTAAACATCATTTCGCTGGCATCTATGTCGATGGCTATCGGTATGGTGGTGGACGATGCCATTGTGGTCCTCGAAAATATCACCAAGCACATCGAACGGGGAAGCAGTCCGCGCGAAGCTGCCATTTACGCGACCAACGAAGTATGGCTGGCCGTTATCATGGCAACGCTGGTAGTTGTCGCCGTATTTATGCCGCTGACCTTTGTTTCGGGAATTACCGGAGTAATCTTCAACCAGCTCGGATGGATCGTTTCGATCACCGTTGCCGTATCGACGGTAGCTGCGGTAACCATTACACCAATGCTCGCCGCCCGGTTCATGAAAGAACGCGAGAAAAAGGAGAATCCGAAGAAATACAGTTACGATGCAACCATCGGAAAGTGGCTCGACAATCTTGACCATTGGTATGAAAGAGTATTGCATTGGGCGCTGCAAAACAAACTGAAAGTAATCCTAGGTTCGGCCGCCATCTTTATCGGATCGTTATTTCTGGCTCCATTGGTTGCCACCGACTTTATGTCACAAAACGATGAAAGCCGTTTGACCATCAAGGCAGAACTGGCTCCCGGAACCCGCATGGAGATAAGTGCACAAACGGCCCGAAAAATCGAAAAGGTGCTTCAACAGAAGGTTCCTGAAGTAGAACTTATCAGCACCTCGTGCGGTGCCGACGACCAGGGCGGTATGTCATCCATATTCCTGGGATCGGCTTCGAGCAACACCATCAACATGACGCTGAAGCTGAAGCCTATAGAACAACGGAAACGCTCCGATGTTCAAATCTCGGAATCAATTCGTCCCGAACTGGCGAAATTTCCTGAGATCGTCAATTATCAGATCACCCGAAGCGACCTTGCCACCGGTAGCTCAACGTTCGATATCGAAGTCTACGGTTACGACTTTGCTTCAACCAACATGCTGGCACAGCAGATCAAAAACAGCGTGACGGGGTTAAAAGGGGTACGTGATGTACAGATCAGCCGCAAAGAAGACCGTCCGGAACTGGAAGTGGTTCTTGACCGCGAAAAGCTGGCGCTGAACGGACTCAACAGCGCAACCGTATCGAATGCTATCCGCAACCGTATGAGCGGTTTGACGGCAAGTAAATTCCGCGAAGACGGCGATGAATTCGATATTATCGTGCGATTGCAGGAACAGTACCGGAACTCAGTAAACCTGCTTGAAGAGGTATCGGTTCCCACTCCCTCCGGAAAGTTTGTAAAACTGAAAGAGATCGGAACGGTGAAGGAATACTGGTCACCGCCGAACATTGAGCATAAGCGCAAACAACGTATTGTGACGGTTTCCATCACTCCTGTAGATGTGTCGCTTACTGACCTTGCTGCTGATGTAAAAGATAAACTTGCAAAGCTCAACATCCCTTCCGATGTTCAAATCGTGCTGGGTGGTGTTTATAAGGATCAACAGGAATCGTACCAGAACCTTGGGTTGCTAGCTTTGCTAGTGCTCTTGTTGGTGTTCATCGTAATGGCATCGCAGTTCGAGTCATTCTCCAAACCGTTTGCCATCATGTTCTCCATTCCGTTTGCATTCACCGGCGTTATCATTGCGCTGTTACTCACCGGAACGACGCTGAGCGTTGTTGCTCTGCTGGGAGCCGTGCTGCTGATCGGGATTGTAGTGAAAAACGGTATCGTGTTGATCGACTTCGTGAACCTTCTCCGCGACAGAGGTTTGCCGTTGAACGAAGCTATCGCCGCCGGTGGACGTTCGAGGTTACGTCCTGTATTGATGACCGCTTCGGCAACATTCCTGGGCATGGTACCTATGGCGCTGAGTGTGGGTGATGGTGCTGAAACATGGACCCCGATGGGTATTACCGTTATCGGTGGGTTGGTATTCTCCACCGTGGTTACCATGATTATCGTGCCTGTAATGTATGCCCTCTTCTCCCGTCGTGGCGAACGCGACAAAGAAGGACTTGTACGCAAGCAGTTCCATTTTATGGACGAAAATAACAAATGA
- a CDS encoding LytR/AlgR family response regulator transcription factor, which produces MEHPAFQNKVFLTIYLLIWTAISLAISFVIIPLVSFSFEFCLLFGAASGYVFGGIALLLWNVVKYADYSSQNGFQRVVSYLALAVVSVGVWFGITYFLLYLSFPENNISLVVPLIPLEILLGCCLFSIIVLAYNRMLEKNKVAEEEEELQEIEQAITQQNPDPAIEIVERIAVKIGQKIEVIPVPDIFVVQAEGDYVMIHTAKGHHMKEQTMKYFEEHLPSNQFVRIHRSYIVNVQVISKIELFEKQNQLLTLQNGIQIKASATGYRLLKKTLNL; this is translated from the coding sequence ATGGAACATCCCGCGTTTCAAAATAAAGTCTTTCTTACAATTTATCTCCTGATTTGGACAGCTATTTCGCTTGCCATCTCATTCGTCATCATACCGCTGGTTTCATTTTCTTTTGAATTTTGCCTGCTGTTCGGTGCGGCTTCGGGATACGTTTTCGGAGGAATAGCTCTGCTCTTGTGGAATGTGGTGAAATATGCAGACTATTCATCTCAAAACGGATTTCAGCGCGTTGTAAGCTACCTTGCACTGGCTGTTGTTAGCGTAGGAGTCTGGTTTGGAATTACCTACTTCCTGCTCTATCTGTCGTTCCCGGAAAACAACATTTCTCTGGTCGTACCACTTATACCGCTGGAAATTTTGCTTGGGTGTTGCCTCTTCTCCATTATAGTACTGGCATACAACAGAATGCTGGAGAAAAATAAAGTTGCGGAAGAGGAAGAAGAGTTACAGGAAATTGAGCAAGCCATCACGCAACAGAATCCTGATCCGGCAATTGAGATAGTGGAGCGAATTGCGGTAAAAATAGGACAGAAAATAGAAGTAATTCCGGTGCCTGACATCTTTGTTGTACAGGCTGAAGGAGACTATGTGATGATACACACTGCAAAAGGACACCACATGAAGGAGCAAACCATGAAGTATTTTGAGGAGCATCTTCCTTCCAATCAATTTGTTCGCATTCATCGTTCATATATCGTCAATGTTCAGGTGATTTCAAAAATTGAACTTTTTGAAAAACAGAACCAGCTGCTGACACTACAGAACGGCATCCAAATAAAGGCAAGTGCAACCGGATACCGACTACTAAAAAAGACACTAAACCTGTAA
- a CDS encoding efflux RND transporter periplasmic adaptor subunit, producing MMTNSFCTFRKRNFFTAAMALSLLIAMVGCSKGKTDTATKKPELVRVETLQKQVINRDMEFSTSLVANEEVNIAPASPGKIEKIFVNVGSRVKQGQLVAQMDPTQLNTTRIQFANLKNDMQRLEALRQAGTVSQQTYDQTKVQYDLTKENLAFLEKNVNLRATISGIISAKNFENGELYSGSPSAATGKAAIVTLVQINPLKANLFVPESFLPQLKQGSKVSVKCDTYPDQTFGAQIARIYPTVDAATRSVQVELKVNNAGEKLKPGMFCRSTIDFGKVEALVVPSQAVLRMQGSNERYVFLENNGKAKRIVVALGKRFDDQTEIISNQLNEGDKLIVTGQNRLIDGVAVTVVK from the coding sequence ATGATGACAAATTCATTTTGCACATTCCGTAAACGGAATTTTTTCACCGCAGCAATGGCCCTATCGCTTTTGATCGCCATGGTTGGCTGTTCGAAAGGAAAAACAGATACTGCTACTAAAAAACCGGAACTGGTACGAGTGGAGACACTTCAGAAACAGGTAATCAACAGAGACATGGAATTCTCCACATCGCTTGTAGCCAACGAAGAAGTGAACATCGCTCCTGCATCTCCCGGCAAAATCGAAAAGATATTTGTAAACGTAGGATCACGCGTAAAACAGGGTCAGTTAGTTGCTCAAATGGACCCAACGCAACTCAATACAACCCGTATACAGTTTGCAAACCTCAAAAACGATATGCAACGCCTTGAAGCTTTGCGTCAGGCTGGTACGGTTTCTCAACAGACTTACGACCAGACAAAAGTTCAATATGACCTGACCAAAGAAAACCTGGCATTCCTCGAAAAGAACGTCAACCTTCGGGCTACGATCAGCGGAATTATCTCCGCAAAGAACTTTGAGAACGGAGAACTCTATTCCGGTTCGCCGAGCGCCGCTACAGGAAAAGCTGCTATTGTCACTTTAGTACAAATCAATCCACTGAAAGCCAACCTGTTTGTGCCGGAAAGCTTTCTTCCTCAGTTAAAACAGGGTTCGAAAGTAAGTGTAAAATGCGACACCTATCCCGATCAGACCTTCGGTGCCCAGATTGCACGCATTTATCCGACAGTAGATGCTGCCACGCGTTCGGTTCAGGTAGAACTGAAGGTGAACAATGCCGGCGAAAAATTGAAACCCGGAATGTTCTGCCGATCTACTATCGACTTCGGAAAAGTTGAAGCGCTAGTAGTTCCGTCTCAGGCAGTATTGCGTATGCAAGGCTCTAACGAACGATATGTATTCCTGGAAAACAATGGTAAAGCCAAACGCATTGTCGTTGCTCTCGGAAAACGCTTTGACGACCAGACAGAAATAATTTCCAACCAGTTGAATGAAGGAGACAAGTTGATTGTCACCGGTCAAAACCGACTGATTGACGGTGTTGCCGTAACAGTGGTGAAATAA
- a CDS encoding PG0541 family transporter-associated protein, whose protein sequence is MKAVFIVFNQANTERITYMLDKLEIKGFTWWENVQGRGTVDGEPRHGTHTWPEMNSSVLTMVDDDKVEPILKTIKKIDEINKEIGIRAFVWSVEATY, encoded by the coding sequence ATGAAAGCAGTATTTATAGTATTCAATCAGGCCAATACGGAACGTATCACCTACATGCTCGACAAACTCGAGATAAAAGGTTTCACCTGGTGGGAAAACGTTCAGGGACGCGGTACAGTAGACGGAGAGCCGAGGCACGGTACACATACCTGGCCGGAAATGAACTCATCGGTGCTTACCATGGTGGATGACGACAAGGTGGAACCGATTTTGAAAACAATAAAAAAAATTGACGAAATCAATAAAGAGATAGGTATCCGGGCGTTTGTCTGGAGCGTGGAAGCTACCTATTAA
- a CDS encoding MBL fold metallo-hydrolase: MLTYRRGLTFVLALAIATIALSAQVFQNAQLTISKLKEHVWIGETSDNCTMYIIEGTKKALLIDTGMRCDSLDKIVRKITNKPLEVVLTHGHNDHAGNIGYFGSVFMHKADLFMVQGYKGKINFVDEGYVFDLGDRKIEVCYTPAHTPGSIILLDRANGDCYSGDAFGSNQVWLQLQPLSPITDYIKACKRMLTLIDNGIPRIYCGHYVYLKKPIGKEYMTKMLTLAEELKNGTAKDIKPFRSDAPLAGYHGPLIASKEDIAIVYDPEILK, from the coding sequence ATGCTTACTTACCGAAGAGGACTAACATTCGTGTTAGCATTAGCAATCGCGACCATCGCTTTGTCAGCTCAGGTTTTTCAAAACGCGCAACTGACTATTTCAAAGCTGAAAGAACATGTATGGATTGGTGAGACATCCGACAATTGTACCATGTATATCATTGAAGGGACAAAAAAAGCCTTACTGATTGACACCGGAATGAGATGTGACTCACTGGACAAGATTGTCAGGAAAATCACTAACAAACCCCTGGAAGTGGTACTCACCCATGGGCACAACGACCATGCAGGAAATATTGGTTATTTTGGTTCTGTGTTTATGCACAAAGCCGACTTGTTTATGGTACAAGGTTACAAGGGAAAAATCAATTTTGTGGACGAAGGGTATGTGTTCGATCTGGGAGACCGGAAAATTGAAGTATGCTATACCCCGGCTCACACTCCAGGCTCCATCATTCTGCTCGACCGTGCCAATGGCGACTGCTATTCCGGCGATGCTTTCGGCTCGAATCAGGTGTGGTTGCAACTACAGCCATTATCGCCCATCACCGATTACATCAAGGCCTGCAAACGAATGCTGACCCTCATCGACAACGGTATTCCACGCATCTATTGCGGACACTACGTTTATCTTAAAAAACCGATTGGCAAAGAGTATATGACCAAGATGCTGACGCTGGCCGAAGAGCTGAAAAACGGAACGGCAAAAGACATCAAGCCATTCCGGTCGGATGCACCACTTGCCGGATACCACGGCCCACTGATTGCCAGCAAAGAGGATATTGCCATCGTGTATGACCCTGAAATTTTGAAATAA
- a CDS encoding tetratricopeptide repeat protein: MKKGLYLLSAAILAFVFTSCSKPMGALDPSYFNTTPNPLEAVGGKVNATVTGKFPEKYFDKKTVVEVTPVLKTASGQEFKSTPALFQGEKIQGNNQSVAYKAGGTFSINAAFDYVPEMAKSELFLEFKATRGNKTYTIPSVKVADGVIATSTLAAVDGDNLDAPIVNDKFQRIIKEKHDANIMFLIQQANIRKGELKKEELVSLVQKIQAAKENESMKVAGFDLNSYASPDGGVKLNTKLSEQREKNTNTYIKKELKKLKTSLDVNANFTAQDWEGFQQLLSSSNIQDKEVILRVLSMYSDPEQREHEIRNLSAAFKNIAQDILPQLRRSKLQLTLDLIGKSDEQIAKLAQENSKSLNVEELLYAATLTNNASTKAGIYEKVVDQFPGDIRGYNNLGTIKFNQGNYAEASRLFAKALAIDSKSPEANYNAGIAALAQGDVAKSQQYFGNAGNIGGNTLNQALGIIYLQQGDFAKAKSAFGNAATNNAALSQILTKDYSAARSTLNSVKNPNGETAYLQAIVGARTNDRQLVYDGMRKAVASNKKWATKATTDAEFAKYLTDSDFQNIIK; this comes from the coding sequence ATGAAAAAAGGACTTTATCTTCTTTCCGCGGCAATTTTAGCATTCGTTTTTACGTCTTGCTCAAAGCCGATGGGAGCCTTGGATCCCAGTTATTTTAACACTACCCCCAATCCTCTGGAAGCCGTTGGAGGCAAGGTAAATGCTACCGTTACCGGCAAGTTCCCAGAAAAATATTTCGACAAAAAGACAGTAGTGGAAGTTACTCCTGTATTGAAAACTGCCAGCGGCCAGGAATTCAAAAGCACACCTGCCCTCTTCCAGGGAGAAAAAATTCAGGGTAACAACCAATCGGTTGCTTACAAAGCCGGAGGAACTTTCAGCATTAATGCTGCATTTGACTACGTACCTGAAATGGCAAAAAGTGAGTTATTCCTCGAATTCAAAGCCACACGTGGCAACAAGACTTACACCATTCCTTCTGTAAAGGTTGCTGACGGCGTTATCGCCACTTCAACACTTGCTGCAGTAGACGGCGACAATCTTGATGCTCCGATTGTGAATGACAAATTCCAACGAATCATTAAAGAAAAACACGATGCCAACATCATGTTCCTTATTCAACAAGCCAACATCCGCAAAGGTGAGCTCAAAAAAGAAGAACTCGTTTCTTTGGTTCAGAAAATCCAAGCTGCCAAAGAAAATGAAAGCATGAAAGTTGCAGGTTTCGATCTTAATTCATACGCATCTCCTGATGGTGGTGTGAAACTGAACACCAAATTGTCGGAACAACGTGAAAAAAACACCAACACTTACATCAAAAAAGAGCTCAAGAAACTGAAAACATCGTTGGATGTTAACGCTAACTTCACTGCTCAGGACTGGGAAGGCTTCCAACAATTGCTTTCTTCTTCAAACATTCAGGACAAAGAAGTCATCCTTCGCGTTTTATCTATGTATTCAGATCCTGAACAACGTGAACACGAAATCCGTAACCTGTCAGCAGCTTTCAAAAACATCGCTCAGGACATTTTGCCTCAGTTGCGTCGTTCAAAATTGCAGTTGACATTGGATCTTATCGGAAAATCTGATGAACAAATCGCCAAACTGGCACAGGAAAATTCTAAAAGCCTGAACGTTGAAGAATTGCTTTATGCTGCAACTCTGACAAACAATGCTTCAACCAAAGCTGGTATCTATGAAAAAGTGGTTGATCAGTTCCCCGGCGATATCCGCGGTTACAATAACCTTGGTACAATTAAATTCAATCAGGGCAACTACGCAGAAGCTTCTCGTTTGTTTGCAAAAGCGCTTGCTATCGATTCTAAATCACCGGAAGCTAACTACAATGCTGGTATTGCAGCGCTTGCTCAAGGTGACGTAGCCAAATCACAACAATATTTTGGTAACGCCGGAAATATCGGAGGTAACACTCTTAACCAGGCTTTAGGTATTATTTACCTGCAACAGGGTGATTTCGCGAAAGCTAAATCGGCATTCGGCAACGCAGCTACCAACAACGCAGCTTTGTCTCAAATCCTGACAAAAGATTACAGCGCTGCCCGTTCAACACTGAACAGCGTAAAAAATCCGAATGGTGAAACCGCTTACCTGCAAGCTATCGTTGGTGCCCGCACAAACGATCGTCAGTTGGTTTATGACGGAATGCGCAAGGCTGTTGCTTCTAACAAAAAATGGGCAACAAAGGCAACTACAGATGCTGAATTTGCAAAATACCTGACAGATTCTGATTTCCAGAACATCATCAAGTAA